A single region of the Mycobacterium avium subsp. avium genome encodes:
- a CDS encoding TetR/AcrR family transcriptional regulator — protein sequence MSTDVSPATDTRELIVAAAFTCFGRQGLQKATIVDIAKQAGVSRSTIYEYFSDKAAIVEACAEHASERFYREMAKAMDRGGTLEERLCAAAVFVTQARRVIASEKYFDEDAISLLLTKDAAVLLRECVEFFAPYLAAARLTGEVRKDLDVEAAGEWFARILFSLFSTPSPTLNLDDPDVTAEFVRAHVVRGFASERPRRR from the coding sequence ATGTCGACCGACGTGTCCCCGGCGACCGACACCCGCGAGCTGATCGTCGCGGCCGCATTCACGTGTTTCGGCAGGCAGGGATTGCAGAAGGCCACCATCGTCGACATCGCCAAGCAGGCCGGCGTGTCGAGAAGCACCATCTACGAATACTTTTCCGACAAGGCCGCGATCGTCGAGGCCTGCGCCGAACACGCCTCCGAGCGTTTCTACCGCGAGATGGCCAAGGCCATGGACCGCGGCGGCACGCTCGAGGAGAGGCTCTGCGCGGCGGCGGTGTTCGTCACCCAGGCCCGCCGAGTCATCGCTTCGGAGAAGTACTTTGACGAGGACGCGATCAGCCTGCTGCTGACCAAGGACGCCGCCGTGCTGCTGCGCGAATGCGTGGAGTTCTTCGCCCCGTATCTGGCCGCCGCCCGGCTCACCGGTGAGGTGCGCAAGGACCTCGACGTCGAGGCGGCCGGTGAATGGTTCGCGCGCATCCTGTTCTCGTTGTTCAGCACACCGTCGCCGACGCTGAACCTGGACGATCCCGACGTGACGGCGGAATTCGTACGCGCGCATGTGGTACGCGGGTTCGCCAGCGAGCGCCCGCGGCGGCGTTGA